One genomic window of Polyangium aurulentum includes the following:
- a CDS encoding MFS transporter — MTTHDDQESRPGLESETTTSPLQQPAFRWFYVGTTVSLMGSAMAPVALAFSILDFSERAIDLGWVLAARSTPLVVFLLIGGAVADRFSRSAVLKMSNLGAAITQGIVAFLLLSGTYNLALIMTLELLNGTLTAFTQPAMRGIVPQLVDKSHIRRANSLLGSTKHAITILGPTAAGVIVVTIGGGWAIAADAATFLVAAFCMSRLSLPQQMARKARTVLTDIREGWTEFRSITWVWAVVASLCATNCLRTGIWSVLGPTIAKQTIGAASWGIVLGARACGLLVMSMVMYRIVVKRLLGFGQLCLGLGSIPLIALGLNAHVYGLAVAAFLAGIGSGVFAPAWETSLQEHVPNKVLSRVASYDDLFSYVAVPIGMLAAGPVASAFGASRVAFMGGILFLAATLLPLLSPSVRRLRHG; from the coding sequence ATGACGACGCATGACGACCAAGAGTCTCGTCCGGGGCTCGAGAGCGAAACGACCACCAGCCCATTGCAGCAACCCGCCTTCAGGTGGTTCTACGTCGGCACGACCGTGTCCTTGATGGGCAGCGCAATGGCGCCCGTGGCCCTCGCGTTCTCCATCCTGGATTTTTCGGAGCGCGCCATCGACCTCGGTTGGGTGCTGGCAGCGCGCAGCACTCCCCTGGTGGTGTTCCTTCTCATCGGCGGTGCGGTCGCCGATCGATTCTCACGAAGCGCCGTGCTGAAGATGTCGAACCTAGGCGCGGCCATCACACAGGGCATCGTTGCGTTCCTGTTGCTCTCGGGCACCTACAACCTCGCCTTGATCATGACGCTCGAGCTTCTGAATGGAACGCTCACTGCCTTCACGCAGCCCGCCATGCGTGGCATCGTGCCGCAGCTCGTCGACAAATCGCATATCCGGCGAGCGAATTCGCTCCTTGGATCCACGAAGCACGCGATCACAATCCTGGGCCCGACTGCGGCCGGCGTGATCGTCGTGACCATCGGCGGGGGCTGGGCGATTGCCGCCGACGCGGCGACCTTTCTGGTGGCAGCCTTCTGCATGTCGCGGCTGAGCTTGCCGCAGCAGATGGCTCGTAAAGCGCGGACCGTGCTGACCGACATTCGCGAGGGGTGGACCGAATTTCGATCCATCACCTGGGTATGGGCCGTCGTCGCCTCTCTTTGCGCGACGAACTGTCTACGAACCGGGATCTGGAGCGTCCTCGGTCCGACGATCGCCAAGCAAACCATTGGAGCTGCGTCCTGGGGCATTGTGCTCGGTGCACGAGCATGCGGGCTGCTGGTCATGAGCATGGTGATGTACCGGATTGTGGTCAAACGTTTGCTCGGCTTTGGTCAGCTCTGCCTCGGCCTGGGCTCCATTCCGCTGATCGCCCTGGGTCTGAACGCGCACGTCTACGGGCTCGCGGTGGCCGCATTCCTTGCCGGCATCGGTTCAGGCGTCTTCGCGCCGGCCTGGGAGACCTCGCTGCAAGAGCACGTCCCCAACAAAGTCCTGTCCCGGGTCGCTTCATACGACGATCTTTTCTCGTACGTCGCTGTTCCGATCGGAATGCTCGCGGCCGGCCCTGTCGCGTCTGCGTTCGGTGCTTCTCGCGTCGCATTCATGGGCGGAATCCTGTTTCTCGCAGCGACGCTGCTGCCCCTTCTTTCCCCCTCCGTGCGACGTCTGAGGCACGGCTAA